One segment of Propionispora hippei DSM 15287 DNA contains the following:
- a CDS encoding heavy metal translocating P-type ATPase: MTGKYRLIPGRLRMEVKGLYRNSVLANLLRECLPAVAGIQEVTANPLTGRILVLYEAAVIGLPDIRAKVDKVVSTYQTLEEVRREATALRQIAAAAPLPERGETSHAGLYALTTGGVLAAIFAKRLVVGRSPLASSPHVFNLVALTTIISGYPLFRSGVKSLIRHKRVNHDMVIFIASLLMLAMRESITGLSILWIVHLANFFQFLMQARSRAQIEKMLQQKQQQWLSLEAERRQSIQVHNIKIGDVIALHSGETIPVEGKIIAGQAELNRAAVNGDCMPYWAAKGDTVQPGARIETGAIQIQVHNVDNAPYRPLAYDMDKYESLWHISDRYVNKVMWWSLTVAGLIFLFTRDIPRSIAVLLAGSPAAISLARNSAMGTAVAQATGDNIYVKEPRALETAGEADTVVFDKTGTLTEAVPQISEVVAIGGLSEDEIIRLAAAAGEREYHPYNRMLLAEAAKRGLQLPPADSRPAPGKGVCATIAGKQVAVGNQAFMQQEKILLGGVKDRIVRMKMNGKTLVYVAVNRELCGLIAVRDKIKSASFESIAALRCLGIRHMALLTGDADAAAQAVAATLDIPYTYSGVLPEEKARIIRNIKRHDYKVIMVGDGMNDVPALQASNVGIVMGKTGSGPSINKADIVIGDDDPAKIAKAVVLGKRLNEVVKQNIALAAGLNIIGIALAAVRLISPLTAGLLANISTLGVVLNSGRLLTSGSNTPMGQPLNLQRFAMNEAQLGSLQAGEAKNHIPADVKSWHGLSPEETCEELGTSNKWGLSEQDAALRCLHYGHNRLAARAKPSFWRQLLDQFKDFMVQVLLGAAGLSFILGKRRDALLTVGIVTANAFLGVAQERKAGQSLEALQELAAPQARVIRAGRQVKVSAAAVVPGDIIVLEAGDRVPADARLLQGVHFEVEEASLSGETLPVKKQYNKLEKDQVALGDRRNMVFMGTTVTRGRATAVVVATGMQTEMGKIASLIGEQKEEATPLQRRLEELGKYLVYGCLAVSGLVFLAGTLRGEPMIQMLQTGASLAVAAIPEGLSAIVLIALAMGVQRMSKRNIIVRRLSSIENLGSATVICSDKTGTLTQNQMTVREIYSPVGHWAVSGEGYDPAGKFMANNQSEKPNKLLKKIATVAALCNNAKLMKPEEGKRKVIPLRACTTTNWTIDGDPTEGALLTLAAKAGIDIEQFTQTHCRVVEYPFESERCMMSVLCTDDSKQMSLYSKGAPDKIVSLCTHYTDGEYTYPLDEATRRNIEQANNAMAARALRVLACAYRSMEGEGQEQVNEDCLVFCGLVGMIDPPRAEVPEAIAKCHRAGVKVVMITGDHPNTARAIGLELGLLKDKGRIITGLEIDNMTDEELAAAAPTACIFARTTPQHKMRIVKAFQSRGEVVAMTGDGVNDAPAVKAANIGIAMGITGTDVTKEAACMTLADDNFATIVKAMEEGRSIYNNIRKAIRYLVATNVGEVVLMFLAVVLGMPLPLIPIQLLWINLVGDGLPAVALVNDPPPANIMEQAPQSSSESVFAHGLGRKIISRGLIIGVSSLLLYGWKLRQSGNLLLARSLLLAQLAISQFIHLFDCRIEKGVKKTECINNKWLFAAIALSMTMVIGSIHLPFLQPVFGTVPLTVWEWSLAIFVSIVTAAFDFWLWRGPGKESPTRLLPRLRSLQEN, from the coding sequence ATGACAGGAAAGTACAGACTGATACCGGGACGTCTGAGAATGGAAGTCAAAGGACTTTACCGGAATAGTGTTCTGGCAAACTTACTACGAGAATGTCTGCCTGCCGTGGCAGGAATTCAGGAAGTAACGGCAAATCCGCTTACCGGGCGGATTTTGGTGTTATATGAGGCTGCGGTCATTGGCTTGCCAGACATCAGAGCAAAAGTGGACAAAGTGGTCAGTACCTATCAGACACTGGAGGAAGTTCGCCGTGAGGCCACGGCTTTACGACAGATTGCCGCTGCCGCTCCCCTACCGGAACGGGGAGAAACTTCCCATGCCGGGTTGTATGCTTTGACGACAGGCGGTGTTTTGGCGGCTATTTTTGCCAAACGACTGGTAGTAGGGCGCTCGCCGCTGGCTTCTTCACCCCATGTATTTAATCTGGTTGCTCTAACAACGATTATATCGGGATATCCCTTATTCCGCAGCGGCGTAAAATCGTTGATACGGCATAAACGGGTCAATCATGACATGGTTATTTTTATAGCCTCCTTGCTGATGCTGGCCATGCGGGAAAGTATAACCGGCTTATCTATTTTGTGGATTGTCCATTTGGCCAATTTCTTCCAATTCCTGATGCAGGCCAGATCCCGTGCCCAGATTGAGAAAATGCTTCAGCAAAAGCAGCAGCAATGGCTCAGTTTGGAGGCAGAACGCAGGCAGAGCATACAGGTACATAATATTAAAATTGGCGATGTGATTGCCTTACATTCGGGGGAAACGATACCTGTTGAGGGAAAAATTATTGCCGGCCAGGCGGAATTAAACCGGGCGGCGGTAAACGGTGATTGTATGCCTTATTGGGCTGCCAAAGGAGATACGGTTCAACCCGGGGCTAGGATTGAAACCGGAGCGATTCAAATTCAGGTGCATAATGTTGATAATGCTCCTTATAGGCCTTTAGCCTATGACATGGACAAATATGAGAGTCTTTGGCATATCAGTGACCGGTATGTCAACAAAGTGATGTGGTGGAGTCTGACCGTTGCCGGTTTGATCTTTCTGTTTACCCGGGACATACCCCGCAGTATCGCCGTACTGCTTGCCGGATCGCCGGCAGCCATTTCACTGGCGAGAAATTCGGCAATGGGGACGGCAGTCGCCCAGGCAACGGGAGACAATATTTATGTAAAAGAGCCCAGGGCACTGGAAACGGCAGGAGAAGCCGATACGGTTGTCTTCGACAAAACAGGTACACTTACGGAAGCTGTGCCGCAGATTAGTGAAGTTGTGGCAATCGGCGGTTTGAGTGAGGACGAAATAATACGTCTGGCGGCTGCAGCAGGAGAAAGGGAATATCACCCGTACAACCGGATGCTGCTGGCGGAGGCAGCTAAGCGGGGACTGCAGCTTCCGCCAGCCGACAGCCGGCCGGCTCCCGGCAAAGGCGTTTGCGCCACGATAGCGGGGAAGCAGGTTGCTGTGGGTAATCAGGCATTCATGCAGCAGGAAAAAATCCTGCTTGGCGGGGTAAAAGACCGGATTGTCCGAATGAAAATGAACGGAAAAACGCTTGTTTATGTCGCGGTTAACCGGGAGCTGTGCGGACTGATTGCAGTTCGGGACAAAATAAAGTCAGCCAGTTTCGAAAGTATAGCCGCTTTGCGCTGCCTGGGCATCCGGCATATGGCGCTGCTGACCGGCGATGCGGATGCTGCGGCCCAGGCGGTGGCCGCAACGCTGGACATTCCCTATACCTACAGCGGGGTGCTGCCGGAAGAAAAGGCCAGAATCATCCGGAATATAAAACGGCATGATTATAAAGTGATCATGGTAGGTGACGGCATGAATGACGTGCCCGCCCTGCAGGCAAGCAACGTGGGCATTGTCATGGGAAAGACCGGTTCCGGGCCCAGTATCAATAAGGCCGACATTGTCATAGGCGATGATGATCCAGCCAAAATAGCAAAAGCAGTGGTATTGGGAAAACGGCTAAATGAGGTGGTAAAGCAAAATATTGCTTTAGCTGCGGGATTAAACATAATAGGGATCGCTCTGGCTGCCGTCCGGCTTATTTCTCCGCTCACGGCGGGGCTGCTGGCCAATATCAGCACGCTGGGAGTTGTACTTAACTCGGGGCGCCTGTTAACTTCCGGCAGCAACACGCCAATGGGCCAACCCTTGAATTTGCAGCGTTTTGCCATGAATGAAGCTCAGCTCGGTTCGCTGCAGGCGGGTGAGGCGAAAAATCATATCCCGGCAGACGTAAAAAGCTGGCATGGGCTGAGTCCGGAAGAAACCTGCGAGGAACTGGGGACTTCCAATAAATGGGGACTGAGTGAACAGGATGCGGCACTGCGCTGCCTGCATTATGGACATAACCGACTGGCGGCACGGGCCAAGCCTTCATTTTGGCGGCAATTGCTGGATCAATTTAAGGATTTTATGGTTCAGGTGCTGCTTGGCGCCGCCGGTTTAAGTTTTATACTTGGTAAAAGAAGAGATGCCCTGCTGACGGTAGGAATTGTCACAGCCAATGCGTTTCTGGGTGTTGCCCAGGAACGAAAGGCCGGTCAGTCGTTAGAGGCCCTGCAGGAACTGGCGGCGCCGCAGGCCAGGGTAATCCGGGCAGGCCGGCAGGTCAAGGTGAGCGCCGCCGCCGTAGTTCCCGGTGATATCATTGTTCTGGAAGCAGGGGACCGGGTACCGGCGGATGCCCGGCTGCTGCAAGGTGTTCATTTTGAGGTGGAAGAAGCGTCTTTAAGCGGGGAAACGCTTCCGGTAAAAAAGCAATATAATAAGTTGGAAAAGGATCAGGTTGCCTTAGGGGACCGGAGAAATATGGTGTTTATGGGCACCACTGTTACCAGAGGACGGGCAACCGCGGTGGTGGTCGCTACCGGTATGCAGACGGAAATGGGCAAGATTGCCTCCCTGATCGGAGAGCAGAAGGAAGAGGCAACTCCATTGCAACGGCGGCTGGAAGAACTGGGGAAATATTTGGTGTATGGCTGCCTGGCCGTGTCGGGGCTTGTCTTTTTGGCGGGTACCTTACGGGGCGAACCGATGATCCAGATGCTGCAAACGGGAGCCAGTCTGGCTGTGGCCGCGATACCGGAGGGACTTTCCGCCATTGTCCTCATTGCTCTGGCTATGGGGGTTCAACGGATGAGCAAACGCAATATCATTGTTCGCCGGCTTTCCTCCATTGAAAATCTGGGATCAGCCACAGTCATTTGCTCCGATAAAACGGGAACGCTGACGCAGAACCAAATGACGGTGCGCGAAATATATTCGCCCGTTGGCCACTGGGCCGTCAGTGGGGAAGGGTATGATCCGGCGGGTAAGTTTATGGCTAACAATCAATCGGAAAAACCTAACAAGCTATTAAAAAAAATAGCAACAGTTGCCGCGCTCTGCAACAATGCAAAGCTGATGAAACCGGAAGAGGGAAAGCGTAAGGTAATCCCCTTAAGAGCCTGTACAACCACGAACTGGACGATTGACGGTGATCCAACCGAAGGGGCGCTCCTGACTTTGGCGGCAAAAGCCGGCATTGATATTGAACAATTCACTCAAACCCATTGCCGGGTGGTGGAATACCCCTTTGAATCAGAGCGATGTATGATGTCTGTGTTGTGTACCGATGACAGCAAACAGATGTCGCTTTACTCCAAGGGAGCTCCTGATAAAATCGTCAGCCTTTGTACTCACTATACCGATGGGGAATATACCTATCCGCTGGATGAGGCAACCCGCCGGAATATTGAACAGGCGAATAATGCTATGGCCGCAAGGGCACTGCGTGTGCTGGCCTGTGCTTACCGGTCTATGGAAGGAGAAGGGCAGGAACAGGTAAACGAGGATTGTCTGGTTTTTTGCGGCCTGGTTGGGATGATCGATCCGCCGCGGGCCGAGGTTCCGGAAGCTATCGCCAAATGTCATCGCGCCGGAGTCAAGGTCGTCATGATTACCGGGGACCATCCGAATACGGCCAGGGCAATCGGCCTGGAACTGGGCTTGTTAAAGGATAAGGGGCGCATTATTACAGGCCTGGAAATTGATAATATGACGGATGAGGAATTGGCGGCAGCGGCCCCAACAGCCTGTATATTCGCCAGGACTACTCCGCAGCATAAGATGCGCATTGTTAAGGCCTTCCAAAGCCGGGGCGAGGTGGTTGCCATGACCGGCGACGGGGTAAATGACGCTCCGGCCGTAAAAGCCGCCAATATTGGCATTGCCATGGGGATAACCGGTACCGATGTTACCAAAGAAGCGGCTTGCATGACCTTAGCCGATGATAATTTCGCCACCATCGTAAAGGCCATGGAAGAAGGCCGTTCGATTTATAATAATATTCGTAAGGCCATACGGTATCTGGTTGCGACCAATGTTGGCGAGGTAGTGCTTATGTTTTTGGCCGTTGTGCTAGGCATGCCGCTGCCGTTAATACCGATACAACTCTTATGGATTAACCTGGTCGGTGACGGATTGCCGGCGGTCGCTCTGGTCAATGATCCACCGCCGGCAAATATAATGGAACAAGCTCCCCAGTCAAGCAGTGAAAGCGTATTTGCCCATGGGCTGGGCAGGAAAATTATAAGCAGGGGCTTGATTATCGGCGTTAGCAGCTTATTGCTGTATGGCTGGAAACTGCGGCAAAGCGGTAATTTATTGCTTGCCCGTTCTTTGCTGCTGGCCCAGTTGGCTATCAGTCAGTTTATCCATCTTTTTGACTGCCGGATCGAGAAGGGAGTCAAAAAAACGGAATGCATAAACAACAAATGGCTGTTTGCGGCAATAGCGCTATCTATGACCATGGTTATCGGTTCCATTCATCTGCCGTTTTTGCAGCCCGTATTCGGTACCGTTCCATTAACGGTATGGGAATGGAGTCTGGCGATCTTTGTGTCTATCGTAACTGCTGCCTTTGACTTTTGGTTATGGAGGGGACCGGGCAAGGAATCACCAACGCGTCTCTTACCACGGTTAAGGTCATTGCAGGAGAACTAA
- a CDS encoding LytTR family DNA-binding domain-containing protein: MVSIKITIENIPDGTEPEIIIRANDVDEALLQCIDSMKSVSRKLAGMADGEMHIVDPRDVFYFESVDNKVFIYCHEKVFESKLKLYEIEKLYEKGDFFRASKSTILNITKIDSLKSIFYGRLEALLQNGEKTVISRQYVPVLKQRLGL, from the coding sequence GTGGTCAGCATAAAAATCACGATTGAGAATATACCCGACGGAACGGAGCCGGAAATCATCATACGGGCTAATGACGTTGATGAGGCATTGCTGCAGTGTATTGATTCAATGAAATCAGTTTCCAGGAAGCTGGCAGGAATGGCCGATGGGGAAATGCATATCGTCGATCCCCGGGATGTTTTTTATTTTGAGTCGGTCGATAATAAAGTATTTATTTACTGTCACGAAAAGGTTTTCGAATCAAAACTAAAGCTTTACGAGATTGAAAAGCTCTATGAGAAGGGGGATTTCTTCCGAGCCTCTAAATCAACCATACTTAATATTACTAAAATAGATTCGTTAAAGTCGATTTTCTATGGAAGACTTGAGGCTTTGCTGCAAAATGGTGAAAAAACAGTTATTTCCCGGCAATATGTTCCTGTTCTCAAACAGAGATTAGGTTTATAA
- a CDS encoding DUF3021 family protein gives MMDVGQYIKPIVSDIFKACGCLLIIMALFLGINSSEIIRPVLLWQIIVLSAAFALFKVAYTNPLDLTGKRQVIVFSLCTLLADILIVLWLFMISPNTDSSIILAYIVVIFIVKGVVFAMMYIDGEKEARQINEKLSEYKNNTEK, from the coding sequence GTGATGGATGTCGGTCAATATATAAAACCAATCGTATCGGATATTTTTAAAGCCTGCGGGTGTTTGCTGATTATAATGGCGTTGTTTTTAGGAATCAATTCATCGGAAATAATCAGGCCTGTACTGTTGTGGCAGATCATTGTCCTGTCTGCGGCTTTTGCCCTGTTTAAGGTTGCTTATACCAATCCCCTTGATTTGACAGGAAAAAGACAGGTCATTGTGTTTTCTCTTTGCACCCTTCTGGCAGATATATTGATTGTTCTATGGTTATTTATGATTAGTCCCAACACAGACAGCAGCATCATTCTAGCCTATATTGTGGTGATTTTTATCGTGAAAGGAGTCGTCTTTGCCATGATGTATATTGACGGTGAAAAAGAGGCAAGACAGATTAATGAAAAACTAAGTGAGTACAAAAACAATACTGAAAAGTGA
- a CDS encoding BglG family transcription antiterminator: MTSKELELISFLIARNEYSTYGELKTALQKSERTVRYYLEQANQVLQQQGFPCIEQDRKLGVRLQFTAAEKQHFFSLLNASQEQTEYYPAGERILRILFSILQNQEPTFATTFIDELITSKSSIDSDMKTIRKLAKEYGVVLKSTPREGFRFQGDEWAVRLFLNNVINHYINLEMMMDNGRNHFVFSKKEKIVLEYLNEKLLFSIYRHIEQIARSEGFAFNEIHFRQMAVIFAIWYKRFTQGYTVTSTNCLPLRYEKLHSYQMVVQLLQETMGVEARAISEYERYYLCFIIDSFNIKHSTVLKIDWGGLQLLTIQLIQEMEQLTAIPFSQDKELFERLFNHIEPLINRIKNGVSIFNPLKNMVMEQYSMMYNTVHKAVRVLEPFCRQKLSAEEIAYLTLHFSASEEKLAQCNPGKYRVVIICGHGVATGELLAENLKKYYQFDVMGVVNGYDIHAIKRLGADFALKTIDMEINNLPSLKIDPVLTEHDQQKIKQFLDNHPGIKKSGTTHLAAVDFFRDICKIAEKHSTKLKLEPFIEELEQLFAINKIILNRQGVQPMIREVLKNQHILLQQISPNWEACIRDAAQPLLDEQYIKPEYVTAMIAAVNKYGPYIVVGKGVALAHARPEDGVLKLGLSVMTLKTPVRFGHETNDPVSLVFCLAAVDNFSHLKVMKSIVNIISEDSKIEEIAGQATIAGFQKVLDEFEEGMQA; encoded by the coding sequence ATGACCAGTAAGGAATTGGAGTTGATCTCGTTTTTAATTGCCAGAAATGAATACAGCACCTATGGAGAATTGAAAACCGCATTGCAAAAGTCGGAGCGTACCGTCCGGTACTATCTGGAGCAGGCCAACCAGGTTTTGCAGCAACAGGGGTTTCCCTGTATTGAGCAGGACCGGAAGCTGGGGGTCAGGCTGCAGTTTACAGCAGCCGAAAAGCAGCACTTTTTCTCGTTGCTGAACGCCAGCCAGGAACAGACGGAATATTATCCGGCCGGCGAACGAATCCTCAGGATTTTGTTTTCCATCTTGCAGAATCAGGAGCCTACCTTTGCCACTACCTTTATCGATGAACTGATTACCAGCAAAAGCTCGATTGACTCCGATATGAAAACCATTCGCAAGCTGGCGAAAGAGTATGGGGTCGTCCTTAAAAGTACACCCAGGGAAGGTTTTAGATTCCAGGGTGATGAATGGGCGGTCCGGTTGTTCCTTAATAATGTGATCAATCATTATATCAATCTGGAAATGATGATGGATAATGGCCGTAATCATTTCGTTTTTTCCAAGAAAGAAAAAATCGTTTTGGAGTATTTAAATGAAAAACTGTTGTTCAGTATTTATCGCCATATTGAACAGATAGCCCGCAGTGAAGGGTTTGCCTTCAATGAGATTCATTTCCGGCAAATGGCGGTTATTTTTGCTATTTGGTATAAGCGTTTCACTCAGGGATACACCGTAACCAGTACCAATTGTCTGCCGCTGCGCTATGAAAAACTGCATTCCTACCAGATGGTGGTGCAGCTTTTGCAGGAGACAATGGGAGTGGAAGCGCGCGCTATCAGTGAATATGAGCGTTACTATCTGTGTTTTATCATTGATAGTTTTAATATTAAACATTCGACAGTCTTGAAAATTGACTGGGGCGGCTTGCAACTGTTAACCATCCAACTGATTCAGGAGATGGAGCAGCTCACCGCAATTCCCTTCTCCCAGGATAAAGAACTATTTGAGCGGTTGTTTAATCATATCGAGCCGTTGATCAACCGGATCAAAAATGGGGTCAGCATTTTCAATCCGCTAAAGAACATGGTTATGGAACAGTACAGCATGATGTACAACACGGTACACAAGGCCGTCCGGGTACTGGAACCGTTCTGCCGGCAGAAGCTTTCGGCAGAAGAAATTGCCTATCTGACGCTGCATTTCAGTGCGTCGGAGGAAAAACTGGCTCAATGCAATCCGGGGAAATACCGTGTGGTCATTATCTGTGGTCATGGCGTGGCTACGGGAGAGTTATTGGCGGAAAATCTTAAAAAGTATTACCAGTTTGACGTGATGGGTGTTGTCAACGGCTATGATATCCACGCCATTAAGCGGCTGGGTGCCGACTTTGCCCTAAAAACGATCGACATGGAAATCAATAATCTACCTTCTTTAAAAATCGATCCGGTACTGACCGAACATGACCAGCAGAAAATCAAACAGTTTCTGGATAATCATCCAGGCATTAAAAAATCTGGCACCACTCATTTGGCGGCGGTTGATTTTTTTAGAGACATTTGCAAAATAGCCGAGAAACACAGCACCAAGTTGAAACTGGAGCCGTTCATTGAAGAACTGGAACAACTGTTTGCCATCAATAAAATCATTCTAAACCGTCAGGGGGTTCAACCAATGATCCGTGAAGTGCTAAAAAATCAGCATATTCTGCTGCAGCAGATATCCCCAAACTGGGAAGCCTGTATCCGGGATGCCGCGCAGCCGCTGCTGGATGAACAATATATCAAACCGGAGTATGTAACGGCGATGATCGCCGCCGTGAACAAATACGGGCCGTATATTGTTGTTGGAAAGGGAGTGGCCTTGGCCCACGCCCGGCCGGAGGACGGTGTGCTGAAACTGGGACTTAGCGTCATGACCCTGAAGACGCCTGTCCGTTTCGGTCATGAAACCAACGATCCGGTCAGTCTGGTCTTTTGTCTGGCGGCTGTTGATAATTTCTCCCATTTGAAAGTAATGAAGTCGATTGTCAACATCATTAGTGAAGACTCAAAAATTGAGGAGATTGCCGGTCAGGCTACTATCGCTGGTTTTCAAAAGGTTTTGGATGAATTTGAGGAGGGGATGCAGGCGTGA
- a CDS encoding PTS sugar transporter subunit IIB has translation MKRKIKMLMVCGAGLGSSFACQMSVEDVLNKLGVEADMDHCDISSAVSMNPEVIITASNFKSQFEQFTLPETTTILYLKNIVSKAEIEEKLVPLLQVKGVL, from the coding sequence ATGAAGCGGAAAATCAAAATGCTTATGGTGTGCGGCGCCGGTCTGGGCAGCAGTTTTGCCTGCCAAATGAGTGTCGAGGATGTATTGAACAAGCTGGGGGTGGAGGCGGATATGGATCACTGCGATATTTCCTCTGCCGTGTCGATGAATCCGGAGGTTATTATTACGGCCAGCAATTTTAAATCCCAGTTTGAACAGTTTACCCTTCCGGAGACAACAACTATTTTATATCTGAAAAATATTGTCAGCAAAGCGGAGATTGAGGAAAAGCTGGTACCCTTACTGCAGGTCAAAGGCGTCCTGTAG
- a CDS encoding PTS sugar transporter subunit IIC: MSIINFIITNILTQAAITISLIAMLGLVLQKKSVGQTIAGTFKTLLGFQVLSAGAGIIVGSLIYFGKIFTEGFHMQGIIPSIEAINGQAMNELGLGSPIAFTFLAIFIVNIIIARFTKWKYIFLTGQAILWMATMCTVFGYSAGFRGVTLVVIGGIVGGIFAVAMPAIAQPLIRRITGSNDIALGHFCTIGYLFEAAVAKVCGNPEESTEDIKLPKGFEFLQDTYLSVMVVMVPLYLITAFFAGQEFCAPLAGHTDYLVHAFLQAIQFVVGVYVLLAGVRLILAEIVPAFRGIAMRLVPNAIPALDCPVLFPYAPHAVIIGFVTTTIGTIIAMFVLPIFGLAMILPGMLTNFFAGGTAGIFGNATGGKRGAIIGGIAHGFFITLLPALLVTVFSHLGFANATATDVDTVAAALLYAWIISPLMSIF; encoded by the coding sequence ATGTCAATCATTAACTTTATTATCACCAATATTTTGACGCAGGCGGCGATTACCATTTCGTTAATTGCCATGCTGGGGCTGGTTTTGCAAAAGAAATCGGTGGGACAGACCATTGCCGGAACCTTTAAGACCTTATTGGGCTTCCAGGTATTATCGGCCGGGGCGGGTATCATTGTCGGCAGTTTGATTTACTTTGGCAAGATTTTTACCGAAGGGTTTCATATGCAGGGGATTATTCCTTCCATCGAAGCCATTAACGGACAGGCGATGAACGAACTGGGGCTGGGCAGCCCGATCGCCTTTACTTTTTTAGCTATCTTTATTGTAAATATTATCATTGCCCGTTTTACCAAGTGGAAATATATCTTTTTGACCGGTCAGGCCATTCTGTGGATGGCGACTATGTGCACCGTGTTTGGTTATAGCGCAGGCTTTAGGGGCGTTACACTGGTCGTAATCGGTGGTATTGTGGGCGGTATTTTTGCCGTAGCCATGCCGGCCATTGCCCAACCGCTGATTCGTAGGATCACCGGCAGCAACGATATTGCACTGGGCCATTTTTGCACCATCGGATATTTGTTTGAAGCAGCGGTAGCTAAAGTCTGCGGCAATCCGGAAGAATCCACCGAAGATATCAAGCTGCCCAAAGGGTTTGAGTTTTTGCAGGATACTTACCTTTCAGTGATGGTTGTTATGGTGCCGCTTTACCTGATTACCGCCTTTTTTGCCGGACAGGAGTTTTGTGCTCCCCTGGCCGGCCATACCGACTATCTGGTCCATGCCTTTTTGCAGGCCATTCAGTTTGTCGTTGGCGTTTATGTCCTGCTAGCCGGCGTTCGCCTGATTCTGGCCGAGATCGTGCCTGCCTTCCGTGGCATTGCCATGCGGCTGGTGCCTAACGCCATTCCGGCTCTGGATTGTCCGGTGTTATTTCCCTATGCCCCGCATGCCGTCATCATTGGTTTTGTGACCACGACTATCGGTACAATTATCGCTATGTTTGTGCTGCCTATATTCGGTTTAGCTATGATTTTGCCGGGGATGCTGACCAACTTTTTTGCCGGTGGCACGGCCGGGATCTTTGGCAATGCGACAGGCGGCAAACGAGGTGCCATTATCGGCGGTATCGCCCACGGTTTCTTTATCACGTTGTTACCGGCGCTGCTAGTCACCGTGTTCAGCCATTTGGGCTTTGCCAACGCGACGGCGACCGATGTCGATACCGTGGCTGCCGCACTCTTGTATGCCTGGATTATCAGTCCGCTGATGAGTATATTCTAA
- a CDS encoding tetratricopeptide repeat protein — translation MFFFRKKEAKPADFTATVKKVDPALSGQVAELKQQLETAGGARRLELLNELGGKLFVLKQTDEAIHYYEMSIQKNRTLGKAYTDLLKLYNVKRREAAERNDDEQLQQYLDKIDALMKLSKDVIRGLE, via the coding sequence TTGTTTTTCTTTAGAAAAAAAGAGGCTAAGCCAGCAGATTTTACCGCTACGGTGAAAAAGGTTGATCCGGCATTAAGCGGTCAGGTGGCAGAACTAAAGCAGCAGTTGGAAACAGCCGGTGGTGCTAGGCGGCTCGAACTGCTCAATGAACTGGGCGGTAAGCTGTTTGTGCTGAAACAGACTGACGAAGCTATTCATTACTATGAAATGAGCATTCAGAAAAACCGTACGCTGGGCAAGGCGTACACCGATTTGCTGAAGCTATACAATGTTAAACGGCGAGAAGCGGCCGAACGGAATGATGACGAGCAGCTTCAGCAATATCTTGATAAAATTGACGCACTGATGAAGCTCTCGAAGGATGTCATTCGCGGCCTGGAGTAA
- a CDS encoding class II fructose-bisphosphate aldolase, with protein MYTTLKKVTEKATRLNFTVGAFNMHNLEMLPAMIRAAKSMGSPIIIQTSAGTAEYIGYGVIANVCKHLADYESAEVVLHLDHANKFEDIRKAIAAGYSSVMFDGSALSFKENVLRTQEVVDYAQARGVSVEGELGTIGGMEDGLVVTEQQKAYTNPADAKRFVAETGIDALAVAVGTNHGQYKSKTELNIPLLKEIHETVDIPLVIHGGTGVKDEDIRQCTNHGVRKFNVGTELLVGWTREAARYFSQSKENTSLRKNIMPCNEVVFNIIRNKIGIFLNA; from the coding sequence ATGTATACTACCTTGAAAAAAGTGACGGAGAAAGCGACCCGGTTGAACTTTACCGTGGGCGCCTTTAACATGCATAATCTGGAGATGCTGCCGGCCATGATCCGGGCCGCCAAGTCCATGGGTTCGCCCATTATCATCCAGACCAGCGCCGGTACAGCGGAATATATCGGCTACGGCGTTATCGCCAATGTGTGCAAGCACTTGGCCGACTATGAAAGCGCCGAAGTCGTACTGCACCTGGACCATGCCAACAAATTTGAAGACATCCGGAAGGCCATTGCCGCCGGTTACTCTTCGGTCATGTTTGACGGTTCAGCGTTGAGCTTTAAGGAAAATGTTTTGAGAACACAGGAAGTAGTTGACTATGCTCAGGCCAGAGGCGTGTCGGTGGAGGGCGAGTTGGGAACTATTGGCGGTATGGAAGACGGGCTGGTAGTGACGGAACAGCAAAAGGCCTACACCAATCCGGCCGATGCCAAACGGTTTGTGGCTGAGACAGGGATTGACGCTCTGGCGGTTGCCGTAGGCACCAACCATGGCCAGTATAAATCGAAAACCGAGCTCAATATACCGCTGTTGAAGGAGATCCATGAGACCGTCGATATTCCTTTGGTTATTCACGGCGGCACCGGTGTCAAGGATGAGGACATCAGACAGTGCACTAATCACGGCGTCCGCAAGTTCAACGTGGGCACCGAGCTGCTGGTTGGCTGGACACGGGAAGCAGCCAGGTATTTTTCACAAAGCAAGGAGAATACGTCATTGCGGAAAAACATCATGCCCTGTAATGAAGTGGTTTTCAATATTATCAGAAATAAGATCGGTATTTTTTTAAACGCATAG